Proteins from a single region of Apium graveolens cultivar Ventura chromosome 7, ASM990537v1, whole genome shotgun sequence:
- the LOC141671079 gene encoding uncharacterized protein LOC141671079 isoform X2, with protein sequence MEFNLFDHNRFVSHPSNHHRDIHRHNFPPAPPFHLPPAPPPLYSSLPLAPPPPPPPQHSNFTFMNESPRLLSGRVPDPYPMTRPERVEYNPSGSYNCDSDYINSVGFEFIDGYRDGNVNVNKSQIQRSLWNDRNDDVANYRDIGYKFETRDLEFRNENRENLSYESRYGNVLENERFLNDNRESRRSVDWERDGSVMDLMRRARDRERERERERELERISIKEREEREENFHTPNKKSVLLRIGKPNDVRYSRSYEKNLSGSRGKGKAKEKEKGKDGVVFPKFRIEDEKERSPVDLDVSFKSNGLVANVSPGKRFTPKRRKGRKGNAFNSPKTKLVEHSVRLASTIHVRDSPSRSEKTPVKVEDNTVFGALSVAKSSADTSSAETLKKIESVIVSGSGSGTKGAESKGLKRCVQDTVSDKSHEQSGFRESPSYKSRKKKKVASVPLHASHLELKKESEFFTLDNSTHVPLLPIQGVMHMNKKINSIVIKHDDIVSLSSPNVLNVNKLDAVPQTIVSDMDNVASKAESSILPDVTTKRSLHLLDSLFSQENKLDKDTSIPCGSDKMYVPVLDNVGTECQHEYNLSGLAREKDRTKEPCKNGKDISLENGLCNGSSAGIMAGCNHSEHGKVSASEFGFRSTAVSNIDLIDAGAKQSVLIENNILLPSNIQEACLGAADISIELSRADANKVEFTEDKRSSYCDPSSPSSSECAITVIEGDKIVSCPVGDIRRQISLTGTNIHVNAVVGNCPNAEVPTFENQEVCSGMVYPNVKRKRYTEQIQSDLSGARTCDKHLKVNEDNVISCSLKEVLVKNEVSSCAGNLHAASQNFEDGDICAQPNEISLEVGVVRTGTNVDPDGACPFKKIKVFHNDDGKTASGGASVLIPNISLNNFKEEKKELVNDKLINSNNASVPSQDTHTIVEALKPSKGDLTLTRKKPTSAVPRVFTSPSSLNLSNSKRATPLNHNAKSRSWHRPGTLIASMQPVNKTFSPPVSASRISPKKAGKVQGSSYIRKGNSLVRKPSTVSAIPYGSPACTVYQLNSSGKDDIRKSSWSGNKTGINGSASWLRTRDGDENCKSSRPDSMEVIANSASHLITGGLVATSEGTKIPPLPQINKLKDTTSIHAGDCTPSPLENSPSDSCPEASLTPLQQTPNVDIPNILEDDPKLSGTSEHGTGLNSDLENERVLDKGKSGERITYVKRKSNQLIATRNVNDISNQDADKLQVLPSDSYYKRRKNQLIRASTENHNMRREVPASTVNSERKRISSNTSGGSLSKRHFNKVWRLGKTHSPKKVGSSLREKSVLFPWKRTVCWQNSIHNTPYTSTNNSLTSISQKLLFSRKRDTIYTRSRRGFSLRISKLLSVGGSSLKWSKSIEKNSKRANEEATLAVAAVQKKKRDQKNARVVPGTKSRNKFSRERIFRIGSLRYKMDPTRRTLQRISDVEASCSPTSNSEKNVKKSYVPRRLVIGNDEYVRIGNGNQLIRDPKKRTRALASEKVRWSLHTARLRLARKSKYCQFFTRFGKCNKDDGKCPYIHDHSKIAVCTKYLSGSCTSLNCKLTHKVIPERMQDCSYYQQGSCSNHSCPYRHVNVNANASICEGFLKGYCDDGNECRKKHTYVCPKYEETGICPQGSKCKLHHPKKRSKGLKRKLSRGKKNAHGRYFGSRSFDTIGSITAGSEKLHLKNSDDIFNLEGKFTDYISLDISDEEAGETVDPLMEQITMCASDVQVADLDEQIKPVGVMHRLPTADPSLIIDSLG encoded by the exons ATGGAATTCAACCTATTCGATCACAACAGGTTTGTTTCTCACCCGTCTAATCACCACCGTGATATTCACCGGCACAATTTTCCTCCGGCGCCGCCGTTTCACCTTCCTCCGGCGCCGCCGCCGTTGTATTCGTCTCTGCCGCTGGCTCCTCCACCTCCACCGCCTCCGCAGCATTCGAATTTCACTTTTATGAATGAATCGCCTAGGCTTTTGTCGGGTCGGGTTCCTGACCCGTACCCGATGACCCGACCCGAGAGAGTTGAGTATAATCCTTCAGGTAGTTATAATTGTGATTCTGATTATATTAATTCTGTTGGATTTGAATTTATTGATGGATATAGAGATGGTAATGTTAATGTTAATAAAAGTCAAATTCAACGGAGTTTATGGAATGATAGGAATGATGATGTGGCTAATTATCGTGATATTGGTTATAAGTTCGAGACTCGTGATTTAGAGTTTCGGAATGAGAATAGGGAGAATTTGAGTTACGAGTCGCGGTATGGGAATGTGTTGGAGAATGAGAGGTTCTTGAATGATAATAGAGAAAGTCGGAGGTCGGTGGATTGGGAGCGTGATGGTAGTGTTATGGATTTGATGAGACGTGCGCGAGATAGAGAGCGGGAACGAGAGCGTGAGAGAGAGCTAGAGAGGATTAGTATTAAGGAGAGGGAGGAGAGGGAGGAGAATTTTCATACTCCGAATAAAAAGAGTGTTTTGCTTAGGATAGGGAAGCCGAATGATGTGAGATATAGTCGGAGTTATGAAAAGAATTTGAGTGGTTCAAGGGGTAAAGGGAAAGCTAAAGAGAAAGAGAAAGGGAAAGACGGGGTTGTGTTTCCGAAATTTAGGATAGAGGACGAGAAAGAACGTAGTCCGGTTGATCTTGATGTTTCTTTCAAGTCTAATGGACTGGTAGCTAATGTGAGCCCTGGTAAGCGTTTTACACCTAAACGTAGGAAGGGGAGGAAAGGTAATGCATTTAATTCACCAAAAACAAAACTTGTCGAACATTCTGTTAGGTTAGCCAGTACAATACATGTAAGAGACAGTCCATCTAGATCCGAGAAGACCCCGGTGAAAGTAGAAGATAATACAGTGTTTGGTGCTTTAAGTGTTGCCAAAAGTTCAGCTGACACTAGTTCAGCAGAGACTCTGAAAAAAATTGAAAGTGTCATCGTTTCTGGTAGTGGAAGCGGAACAAAAGGTGCTGAGAGTAAGGGATTAAAGAGATGTGTACAGGATACGGTTTCAGATAAGAGTCATGAACAGAGTGGTTTTCGTGAATCTCCATCATACAAGAGTAGGAAAAAGAAGAAAGTTGCTTCGGTTCCTTTACATGCATCACATTTGGAATTGAAGAAAGAGAGTGAATTTTTCACTTTAGATAATTCAACACACGTACCCCTTTTACCCATCCAGGGTGTAATGCATATGAATAAAAAGATCAATTCCATTGTTATTAAACATGATGATATTGTTTCACTATCTTCTCCAAATGTTCTGAATGTTAACAAATTGGATGCAGTTCCTCAAACTATTGTGTCAGATATGGACAATGTTGCAAGTAAAGCTGAGAGTTCAATCTTACCTGATGTAACCACAAAGCGATCATTACATCTCTTGGATTCACTTTTCTCTCAGGAAAACAAACTTGACAAGGATACCAGCATTCCATGTGGGTCAGATAAAATGTATGTACCGGTTTTGGACAATGTTGGTACAGAATGCCAACATGAGTATAATCTTTCTGGCCTTGCTAGGGAGAAGGATCGTACCAAAGAGCCTTGTAAGAATGGAAAAGATATATCTCTGGAGAATGGGTTATGTAACGGCTCTTCAGCGGGTATCATGGCAGGGTGCAATCATTCCGAGCACGGTAAAGTTTCAGCATCTGAATTTGGTTTTAGAAGCACTGCAGTTTCCAATATTGACTTGATAGATGCAGGCGCTAAACAGTCTGTGTTAATTGAGAACAATATCTTGCTACCATCTAACATTCAGGAAGCATGCCTGGGTGCTGCTGATATCAGTATTGAATTGTCCAGAGCAGATGCCAACAAAGTTGAGTTCACAGAAGATAAACGCAGCTCTTACTGTGATCCTAGTTCCCCTTCAAGTTCCGAATGTGCTATTACTGTTATCGAAGGTGACAAAATCGTTTCATGTCCTGTAGGTGATATTAGAAGACAGATTTCTCTGACTGGGACCAATATACATGTGAATGCAGTAGTTGGTAATTGTCCAAATGCCGAGGTTCCCACATTTGAAAATCAGGAAGTTTGTTCTGGAATGGTCTATCCTAATGTGAAGAGAAAGAGGTACACTGAACAAATTCAGTCAGATCTGTCTGGTGCAAGGACATGTGACAAACATTTGAAGGTAAATGAAGACAATGTAATAAGTTGCTCCTTGAAGGAAGTCCTGGTAAAGAATGAGGTCAGTTCATGTGCTGGAAATTTACATGCTGCTTCTCAAAATTTTGAAGACGGGGACATCTGTGCGCAACCAAATGAAATATCCCTTGAGGTTGGGGTAGTTAGAACTGGAACTAATGTTGATCCAGACGGAGCTTGTCCTTTCAAGAAAATTAAAGTCTTTCATAATGATGATGGGAAAACTGCGTCTGGAGGTGCTTCTGTGTTGATACCCAACATATCTTTAAATAACTtcaaagaagaaaagaaagaattgGTAAATGATAAATTAATCAACTCCAATAATGCATCCGTGCCATCTCAGGATACCCATACTATAGTTGAAGCTTTGAAGCCCAGTAAGGGGGATTTGACATTGACAAGAAAGAAACCGACTTCAGCAGTCCCTAGAGTTTTCACAAGTCCATCGTCCTTGAATTTAAGCAACTCAAAGAGGGCAACCCCTTTAAACCACAATGCAAAGTCCCGATCGTGGCATCGACCTGGTACGTTGATCGCATCCATGCAGCCAGTGAATAAGACTTTTTCACCCCCTGTTTCTGCATCAAGAATATCACCAAAAAAAGCTGGAAAAGTTCAGGGATCTTCTTATATTCGTAAAGGTAATAGTCTTGTTAGAAAACCTAGTACAGTTTCAGCAATTCCTTACGGTTCCCCTGCTTGTACTGTGTATCAGTTGAATTCTTCCGGCAAAGATGACATAAGGAAGAGTTCATGGTCAGGAAATAAGACTGGTATTAATGGTTCAGCTAGTTGGTTGAGAACAAGGGATGGAGATGAGAACTGTAAGAGTTCAAGGCCTGATAGCATGGAGGTAATTGCCAATTCAGCAAGTCACTTGATAACTGGAGGCTTGGTTGCCACTTCTGAGGGGACTAAAATACCACCACTGCCTCAAATAAACAAATTAAAGGACACTACATCTATCCATGCAGGAGATTGTACACCTTCGCCTCTGGAAAATTCCCCATCAGATAGTTGTCCTGAAGCCTCGTTGACTCCTCTACAACAAACCCCAAACGTTGACATCCCAAATATTTTGGAGGATGATCCGAAGCTTTCTGGAACATCTGAACATGGTACTGGCCTGAACAGTGATTTGGAAAATGAAAGGGTACTAGATAAAGGGAAATCAGGGGAAAGAATTACATATGTAAAACGAAAATCAAATCAGTTGATTGCTACTAGAAATGTTAACGATATTTCTAATCAGGATGCAGATAAGTTGCAAGTCTTACCATCTGATAGCTATTATAAGAGGAGAAAAAATCAACTCATTAGAGCTTCAACAGAAAATCATAATATGCGAAGAGAAGTTCCTGCTAGCACTGTAAACTCAGAGCGGAAAAGGATTTCCAGTAATACTTCAGGCGGAAGTTTGAGCAAGCGACACTTCAATAAAG TGTGGAGATTGGGAAAAACACATTCACCAAAGAAAGTCGGTAGTTCACTGCGCGAAAAATCTGTCTTGTTCCCATGGAAGAGAACAGTGTGTTGGCAGAATTCAATCCATAATACACCTTATACTTCTACTAACAATTCTCTAACTTCCATCAG TCAAAAACTTCTTTTCTCAAGAAAGAGAGACACTATATATACTAGGTCAAGACGTGGCTTTTCGCTTCGGATATCCAAGTTATTGAGTGTTGGTGGGTCCAGCCTGAAGTGGTCGAAGTCAATTGAAAAAAACTCAAAAAGAGCGAATGAG GAGGCTACACTGGCGGTTGCAGCAGTGCAGAAGAAGAAAAGAGATCAGAAGAACGCTCGTGTTGTTCCAGGGACAAAGAGCAGGAATAAATTTTCTC GAGAAAGAATATTTAGGATTGGCTCTCTTCGTTATAAAATGGACCCTACAAGAAGAACTCTTCAAAGGATTTCAG ACGTCGAAGCATCATGCTCGCCCACTTCCAACTCTGAAAAGAATGTGAAGAAGTCCTATGTACCACGAAGATTAGTAATTGGCAATGACGA ATATGTGCGGATCGGAAATGGTAACCAACTGATTAGAGATCCAAAGAAACGAACTCGAGCCTTGGCAAGTGAGAAAGTTCGTTGGAGTTTGCATACTGCCAGGTTGAGACTGGCAAGAAAGAGCAAGTATTGTCAATTTTTTACTAGGTTTGGGAAGTGTAACAAGGATGATGGGAAATGTCCGTATATCCACGACCATTCCAAAATTGCTGTCTGCACAAAATATTTAAGTGGATCATGCACCAGTTTGAACTGCAAATTGACCCATAAG GTTATACCTGAAAGGATGCAGGATTGTTCTTATTATCAGCAGG GGTCATGTTCCAACCATTCTTGTCCT
- the LOC141671079 gene encoding uncharacterized protein LOC141671079 isoform X1: protein MEFNLFDHNRFVSHPSNHHRDIHRHNFPPAPPFHLPPAPPPLYSSLPLAPPPPPPPQHSNFTFMNESPRLLSGRVPDPYPMTRPERVEYNPSGSYNCDSDYINSVGFEFIDGYRDGNVNVNKSQIQRSLWNDRNDDVANYRDIGYKFETRDLEFRNENRENLSYESRYGNVLENERFLNDNRESRRSVDWERDGSVMDLMRRARDRERERERERELERISIKEREEREENFHTPNKKSVLLRIGKPNDVRYSRSYEKNLSGSRGKGKAKEKEKGKDGVVFPKFRIEDEKERSPVDLDVSFKSNGLVANVSPGKRFTPKRRKGRKGNAFNSPKTKLVEHSVRLASTIHVRDSPSRSEKTPVKVEDNTVFGALSVAKSSADTSSAETLKKIESVIVSGSGSGTKGAESKGLKRCVQDTVSDKSHEQSGFRESPSYKSRKKKKVASVPLHASHLELKKESEFFTLDNSTHVPLLPIQGVMHMNKKINSIVIKHDDIVSLSSPNVLNVNKLDAVPQTIVSDMDNVASKAESSILPDVTTKRSLHLLDSLFSQENKLDKDTSIPCGSDKMYVPVLDNVGTECQHEYNLSGLAREKDRTKEPCKNGKDISLENGLCNGSSAGIMAGCNHSEHGKVSASEFGFRSTAVSNIDLIDAGAKQSVLIENNILLPSNIQEACLGAADISIELSRADANKVEFTEDKRSSYCDPSSPSSSECAITVIEGDKIVSCPVGDIRRQISLTGTNIHVNAVVGNCPNAEVPTFENQEVCSGMVYPNVKRKRYTEQIQSDLSGARTCDKHLKVNEDNVISCSLKEVLVKNEVSSCAGNLHAASQNFEDGDICAQPNEISLEVGVVRTGTNVDPDGACPFKKIKVFHNDDGKTASGGASVLIPNISLNNFKEEKKELVNDKLINSNNASVPSQDTHTIVEALKPSKGDLTLTRKKPTSAVPRVFTSPSSLNLSNSKRATPLNHNAKSRSWHRPGTLIASMQPVNKTFSPPVSASRISPKKAGKVQGSSYIRKGNSLVRKPSTVSAIPYGSPACTVYQLNSSGKDDIRKSSWSGNKTGINGSASWLRTRDGDENCKSSRPDSMEVIANSASHLITGGLVATSEGTKIPPLPQINKLKDTTSIHAGDCTPSPLENSPSDSCPEASLTPLQQTPNVDIPNILEDDPKLSGTSEHGTGLNSDLENERVLDKGKSGERITYVKRKSNQLIATRNVNDISNQDADKLQVLPSDSYYKRRKNQLIRASTENHNMRREVPASTVNSERKRISSNTSGGSLSKRHFNKVWRLGKTHSPKKVGSSLREKSVLFPWKRTVCWQNSIHNTPYTSTNNSLTSISQKLLFSRKRDTIYTRSRRGFSLRISKLLSVGGSSLKWSKSIEKNSKRANEEATLAVAAVQKKKRDQKNARVVPGTKSRNKFSRKLVNSMKLHPGERIFRIGSLRYKMDPTRRTLQRISDVEASCSPTSNSEKNVKKSYVPRRLVIGNDEYVRIGNGNQLIRDPKKRTRALASEKVRWSLHTARLRLARKSKYCQFFTRFGKCNKDDGKCPYIHDHSKIAVCTKYLSGSCTSLNCKLTHKVIPERMQDCSYYQQGSCSNHSCPYRHVNVNANASICEGFLKGYCDDGNECRKKHTYVCPKYEETGICPQGSKCKLHHPKKRSKGLKRKLSRGKKNAHGRYFGSRSFDTIGSITAGSEKLHLKNSDDIFNLEGKFTDYISLDISDEEAGETVDPLMEQITMCASDVQVADLDEQIKPVGVMHRLPTADPSLIIDSLG from the exons ATGGAATTCAACCTATTCGATCACAACAGGTTTGTTTCTCACCCGTCTAATCACCACCGTGATATTCACCGGCACAATTTTCCTCCGGCGCCGCCGTTTCACCTTCCTCCGGCGCCGCCGCCGTTGTATTCGTCTCTGCCGCTGGCTCCTCCACCTCCACCGCCTCCGCAGCATTCGAATTTCACTTTTATGAATGAATCGCCTAGGCTTTTGTCGGGTCGGGTTCCTGACCCGTACCCGATGACCCGACCCGAGAGAGTTGAGTATAATCCTTCAGGTAGTTATAATTGTGATTCTGATTATATTAATTCTGTTGGATTTGAATTTATTGATGGATATAGAGATGGTAATGTTAATGTTAATAAAAGTCAAATTCAACGGAGTTTATGGAATGATAGGAATGATGATGTGGCTAATTATCGTGATATTGGTTATAAGTTCGAGACTCGTGATTTAGAGTTTCGGAATGAGAATAGGGAGAATTTGAGTTACGAGTCGCGGTATGGGAATGTGTTGGAGAATGAGAGGTTCTTGAATGATAATAGAGAAAGTCGGAGGTCGGTGGATTGGGAGCGTGATGGTAGTGTTATGGATTTGATGAGACGTGCGCGAGATAGAGAGCGGGAACGAGAGCGTGAGAGAGAGCTAGAGAGGATTAGTATTAAGGAGAGGGAGGAGAGGGAGGAGAATTTTCATACTCCGAATAAAAAGAGTGTTTTGCTTAGGATAGGGAAGCCGAATGATGTGAGATATAGTCGGAGTTATGAAAAGAATTTGAGTGGTTCAAGGGGTAAAGGGAAAGCTAAAGAGAAAGAGAAAGGGAAAGACGGGGTTGTGTTTCCGAAATTTAGGATAGAGGACGAGAAAGAACGTAGTCCGGTTGATCTTGATGTTTCTTTCAAGTCTAATGGACTGGTAGCTAATGTGAGCCCTGGTAAGCGTTTTACACCTAAACGTAGGAAGGGGAGGAAAGGTAATGCATTTAATTCACCAAAAACAAAACTTGTCGAACATTCTGTTAGGTTAGCCAGTACAATACATGTAAGAGACAGTCCATCTAGATCCGAGAAGACCCCGGTGAAAGTAGAAGATAATACAGTGTTTGGTGCTTTAAGTGTTGCCAAAAGTTCAGCTGACACTAGTTCAGCAGAGACTCTGAAAAAAATTGAAAGTGTCATCGTTTCTGGTAGTGGAAGCGGAACAAAAGGTGCTGAGAGTAAGGGATTAAAGAGATGTGTACAGGATACGGTTTCAGATAAGAGTCATGAACAGAGTGGTTTTCGTGAATCTCCATCATACAAGAGTAGGAAAAAGAAGAAAGTTGCTTCGGTTCCTTTACATGCATCACATTTGGAATTGAAGAAAGAGAGTGAATTTTTCACTTTAGATAATTCAACACACGTACCCCTTTTACCCATCCAGGGTGTAATGCATATGAATAAAAAGATCAATTCCATTGTTATTAAACATGATGATATTGTTTCACTATCTTCTCCAAATGTTCTGAATGTTAACAAATTGGATGCAGTTCCTCAAACTATTGTGTCAGATATGGACAATGTTGCAAGTAAAGCTGAGAGTTCAATCTTACCTGATGTAACCACAAAGCGATCATTACATCTCTTGGATTCACTTTTCTCTCAGGAAAACAAACTTGACAAGGATACCAGCATTCCATGTGGGTCAGATAAAATGTATGTACCGGTTTTGGACAATGTTGGTACAGAATGCCAACATGAGTATAATCTTTCTGGCCTTGCTAGGGAGAAGGATCGTACCAAAGAGCCTTGTAAGAATGGAAAAGATATATCTCTGGAGAATGGGTTATGTAACGGCTCTTCAGCGGGTATCATGGCAGGGTGCAATCATTCCGAGCACGGTAAAGTTTCAGCATCTGAATTTGGTTTTAGAAGCACTGCAGTTTCCAATATTGACTTGATAGATGCAGGCGCTAAACAGTCTGTGTTAATTGAGAACAATATCTTGCTACCATCTAACATTCAGGAAGCATGCCTGGGTGCTGCTGATATCAGTATTGAATTGTCCAGAGCAGATGCCAACAAAGTTGAGTTCACAGAAGATAAACGCAGCTCTTACTGTGATCCTAGTTCCCCTTCAAGTTCCGAATGTGCTATTACTGTTATCGAAGGTGACAAAATCGTTTCATGTCCTGTAGGTGATATTAGAAGACAGATTTCTCTGACTGGGACCAATATACATGTGAATGCAGTAGTTGGTAATTGTCCAAATGCCGAGGTTCCCACATTTGAAAATCAGGAAGTTTGTTCTGGAATGGTCTATCCTAATGTGAAGAGAAAGAGGTACACTGAACAAATTCAGTCAGATCTGTCTGGTGCAAGGACATGTGACAAACATTTGAAGGTAAATGAAGACAATGTAATAAGTTGCTCCTTGAAGGAAGTCCTGGTAAAGAATGAGGTCAGTTCATGTGCTGGAAATTTACATGCTGCTTCTCAAAATTTTGAAGACGGGGACATCTGTGCGCAACCAAATGAAATATCCCTTGAGGTTGGGGTAGTTAGAACTGGAACTAATGTTGATCCAGACGGAGCTTGTCCTTTCAAGAAAATTAAAGTCTTTCATAATGATGATGGGAAAACTGCGTCTGGAGGTGCTTCTGTGTTGATACCCAACATATCTTTAAATAACTtcaaagaagaaaagaaagaattgGTAAATGATAAATTAATCAACTCCAATAATGCATCCGTGCCATCTCAGGATACCCATACTATAGTTGAAGCTTTGAAGCCCAGTAAGGGGGATTTGACATTGACAAGAAAGAAACCGACTTCAGCAGTCCCTAGAGTTTTCACAAGTCCATCGTCCTTGAATTTAAGCAACTCAAAGAGGGCAACCCCTTTAAACCACAATGCAAAGTCCCGATCGTGGCATCGACCTGGTACGTTGATCGCATCCATGCAGCCAGTGAATAAGACTTTTTCACCCCCTGTTTCTGCATCAAGAATATCACCAAAAAAAGCTGGAAAAGTTCAGGGATCTTCTTATATTCGTAAAGGTAATAGTCTTGTTAGAAAACCTAGTACAGTTTCAGCAATTCCTTACGGTTCCCCTGCTTGTACTGTGTATCAGTTGAATTCTTCCGGCAAAGATGACATAAGGAAGAGTTCATGGTCAGGAAATAAGACTGGTATTAATGGTTCAGCTAGTTGGTTGAGAACAAGGGATGGAGATGAGAACTGTAAGAGTTCAAGGCCTGATAGCATGGAGGTAATTGCCAATTCAGCAAGTCACTTGATAACTGGAGGCTTGGTTGCCACTTCTGAGGGGACTAAAATACCACCACTGCCTCAAATAAACAAATTAAAGGACACTACATCTATCCATGCAGGAGATTGTACACCTTCGCCTCTGGAAAATTCCCCATCAGATAGTTGTCCTGAAGCCTCGTTGACTCCTCTACAACAAACCCCAAACGTTGACATCCCAAATATTTTGGAGGATGATCCGAAGCTTTCTGGAACATCTGAACATGGTACTGGCCTGAACAGTGATTTGGAAAATGAAAGGGTACTAGATAAAGGGAAATCAGGGGAAAGAATTACATATGTAAAACGAAAATCAAATCAGTTGATTGCTACTAGAAATGTTAACGATATTTCTAATCAGGATGCAGATAAGTTGCAAGTCTTACCATCTGATAGCTATTATAAGAGGAGAAAAAATCAACTCATTAGAGCTTCAACAGAAAATCATAATATGCGAAGAGAAGTTCCTGCTAGCACTGTAAACTCAGAGCGGAAAAGGATTTCCAGTAATACTTCAGGCGGAAGTTTGAGCAAGCGACACTTCAATAAAG TGTGGAGATTGGGAAAAACACATTCACCAAAGAAAGTCGGTAGTTCACTGCGCGAAAAATCTGTCTTGTTCCCATGGAAGAGAACAGTGTGTTGGCAGAATTCAATCCATAATACACCTTATACTTCTACTAACAATTCTCTAACTTCCATCAG TCAAAAACTTCTTTTCTCAAGAAAGAGAGACACTATATATACTAGGTCAAGACGTGGCTTTTCGCTTCGGATATCCAAGTTATTGAGTGTTGGTGGGTCCAGCCTGAAGTGGTCGAAGTCAATTGAAAAAAACTCAAAAAGAGCGAATGAG GAGGCTACACTGGCGGTTGCAGCAGTGCAGAAGAAGAAAAGAGATCAGAAGAACGCTCGTGTTGTTCCAGGGACAAAGAGCAGGAATAAATTTTCTCGTAAGTTAGTTAATAGTATGAAGCTGCACCCAG GAGAAAGAATATTTAGGATTGGCTCTCTTCGTTATAAAATGGACCCTACAAGAAGAACTCTTCAAAGGATTTCAG ACGTCGAAGCATCATGCTCGCCCACTTCCAACTCTGAAAAGAATGTGAAGAAGTCCTATGTACCACGAAGATTAGTAATTGGCAATGACGA ATATGTGCGGATCGGAAATGGTAACCAACTGATTAGAGATCCAAAGAAACGAACTCGAGCCTTGGCAAGTGAGAAAGTTCGTTGGAGTTTGCATACTGCCAGGTTGAGACTGGCAAGAAAGAGCAAGTATTGTCAATTTTTTACTAGGTTTGGGAAGTGTAACAAGGATGATGGGAAATGTCCGTATATCCACGACCATTCCAAAATTGCTGTCTGCACAAAATATTTAAGTGGATCATGCACCAGTTTGAACTGCAAATTGACCCATAAG GTTATACCTGAAAGGATGCAGGATTGTTCTTATTATCAGCAGG GGTCATGTTCCAACCATTCTTGTCCT